GCGAACGCCCGCTTCATGTCCTTGTACCAACCCATCGACCGCTTCGGGTGGCGCCACCGGCCCTTCATCGCGTCACGCGCCTCCTGGTGGCTCGCGTCGCCGGCCTTCTCGGCCTCCTTGAGGTGACGGTCCTGGGCGTTGATCACGTCGTCGGCGGTCTCGCCACGGAGCTCCAGGTCGCAGGGCCCTCCCAGCTGCTGGCAGGTCATGGTCTTCATGGTTCCTCCTCATTTCTGTCCGTGCTCATCTGGTTGACGTCGGTCGCCGCCCGGTGGTGACCGTGATCAGGTACGTCGCTCCGCGCCCGCCCGGCGCGCCACCGTCGCCAGCACGTCGGGGTCGGCGCGGAACGTGATCGCGTGGACGCGACCGTCGACGACCTCGAAGTCGAAGACGACCTGGGCGCGGCCGCGCTGGAACCACGCGGCGCCCGGCCGGTCACCCACGAACACCGGGAGCGCGGCCTGGGCGCTGCCGTTGAAGAACGACGCCGTGTCGTGCGCCCCCTGGATCCGCTCGGGCGTCCCCAGCAGCCGGGCCGCCTCGTCGGCCGACACGGCAGCGTCGGAGGCCAGCAGCGCGAGCAGCCGCTCGAAGTCGCCCTCGCGGGCCGCGGCCATGAACGCGTCGACGACCTCCCACCGCGCCAGCCGGTCCTCCGGCTGCGGCTGCCCGATCCGGGCGCGCGCCCGGGAGGCGAGCTTGCGCGCCGCCGTCGGGGTCGTGTCCAGCACCTCGGCGATGGTGGCGAACTCGAAGCCGAAGCTGTCGTGCAGCACGAAGGCCACCCGCTCGCGCGGCGGGAGCCGGTCGAGCACCACCTGCAGCGCGACGCCGACCGAGTCGGCGAGGGCGACGGCGTCGGCCGGGTCGGGCGCGGTCCCGAGAGGCTCGCTCTCGTCGAGGTCGGCCGAGGGCACCGGGGTCCGCGCCCGCAACCGGTCCAGGCACAGCCGCGTCGTCACCGTCGTCAACCAGCCCGGCAGGTTCTCGATCGCGTCGCCGGCGGCGTCGGTCCCCTCGGCCCGGTGCATCCGCAGCCAGGCCTGCTGGACGACGTCCTCGGCCTCACCACGGTCCCCGAGGACCTGGGTGGCGAGCCCCAGCAACCGGGACCGCTCCGCCTCGAACCGTGCTGTCGCATCCATGACGCCCACCCTTCCGTCGTACCCGGGCCCCGTCGCCCCTCTCCCCCTCTGACGCACCCGGCCGCCTCGGTGTGACCACCGGCCGGGAACGAGGGGAACGCTCAGAGCCGGTCGCGGTTCGCCCGGACGAACTCCCGCATGTAGGGGATGGTGAAGTCCACGTAGCCCCGCCGCGTCGGCTCGATGATGCCCGCGACGATCAGCCGGCTGCGGTAGCGCGAGACGTAGCCGTGGTCGCGACCCAGCCGTCGTTCGACGTCCGCGATCGCGGACTCCCCCTCGTCCTCGACCATCACCTTCACGAACGCCCGGTCGGTCTCGGACAGGTCGTTGAGCGCGGGCTCGTGCACGAGCGCGCCTACTTCGCGCAACGACGCCTCGACCGCCACCGCGACGTGGTCCTCGGTGATCTCCTCCGACGACGCGTCCTGGCGCCAGGCCTGGTCCCCGACCAGCTGGACCAGGAAGGGGTAGCCGTACGTCGCCGCGGCCGCCCGGGTGAGAGCAGCGCTGCCGATGCGGCGACCGTTGTCCACGACCGGGACCCTCAGGGCCTCCTCCGCGGCGACCGGGGTGAGCGGCTCGAGCACGTAGCGACGCGCGCGACGCAGGAAGGTCGAGACGTCCTCGCTGAGCAGGTCCTGGACCGCGGCGGGCAGACCGGCCGCGGCGAAGGCGACCGGCCGCTCCTCGCGGAAGGCGTGCTGGACGACCGCGCAGAGCTGGGCGACGTCGTCACGCGCGCGCCGGCTGTGCACCTCGTCGAGGGTGAGCAGGAGCCCGGTCCCGTTGCGCTCGAGCTCGTCGGTCAGCGCGTTGAGCTGGGTGCGGAGGCCTCCGGGCGACTCCGCCGCCGGGAGCTCGAAGTCCACTCCCCCGAGGTTCGCCGGCAGGTGCACCCCCGACACCCGGCGCTGCTCGCGCGGGCCCTGCCGCAGCAGGTCGGCCAGCTCGGGCAGGGACTCACGCGTGATCCGGTCCAGCAGGCCGGGGGTGGCGGTCTCCGAGACGACGACCCAGCCGCGTTCCCTCGCGACCGCCTCGCTCTCGTTGAGCATGACCGTCTTGCCGATGCCTCGGTTGCCGGTGAACAGCGCCGCCCGGCCCCGGGCCCCGGGTCCGGAGTCGAGCGCGTCGGCGAACTCGGCCACCACCGCGTCGCGACCGGCCACGGTCGGGGGGTTGGTGCCGAAGGACGGCCGGAACGGGCTCCGCGTCATCGCACCTCCTTCATCAAGTTTCAGCATCGTACACCGCTTTCATCATTCTTCATCGAATGCGGAACGTCAGCGCAGCGTTTCACCCCACCCCGACACTGGAGACGTGACCGACCGACAGACCGGCCAGGACGACGCCGCGTTCAGCTACGACAACCGCACCGGCCGCGGACCGGGCCGCGTCGTCCGCACCCTCGGGCTCGTCATGCCCGGCGTGCGCCACGTCCAGCGCCAGGTCGAGCCGTACGCCGACGCGTGGCGGGCGCGCAACCGCGAGAGCCTCGCGGCGCCGGGTCCGCGCTGGTTCGTGCTCGGCGACTCCATGTCGCAGGCCGTCGGCGCGTCCCGCTTCGACGCGGGCTGGGTCGACCAGCTCGCACGCCGCCTCTCTCCCGCGCTCGACGTCCCCCCGGTGGTGAACCTCTCCGCCACCGGCGCCCGCACCCCCGACCTCATCGAGCAGCAGCTGCCGGCCCTGCGGGCGCTGCGTCCGGGTCCCGATGACCTGGTGACCGTGCTCATCGGCTCCAACGACCTCTTCGCGGGCCGGGTGTTCCGCGACGGCCTGCCCGACGCCTTCGCCGAGCTGGTGCGGCTGCTCCCCCGCGGCTCGGTCGTGGCCACGCTCCCCCAGCCGCGGGCCGCGGCCACCGCGGCCAACCGGCACCTGGAGGTCGCCGCGGCGACGGGCGACCTGCGGCTCGTGGACATGCGCGCCTCCGGCCCGACGTCCTGGCGGGGTCGGGTCGCCGAGGACCGCTTCCACCCCAACGACGCCGGCTACGCCGCCATCGCGGAC
This DNA window, taken from Nocardioides sp. HDW12B, encodes the following:
- a CDS encoding ATP-binding protein is translated as MTRSPFRPSFGTNPPTVAGRDAVVAEFADALDSGPGARGRAALFTGNRGIGKTVMLNESEAVARERGWVVVSETATPGLLDRITRESLPELADLLRQGPREQRRVSGVHLPANLGGVDFELPAAESPGGLRTQLNALTDELERNGTGLLLTLDEVHSRRARDDVAQLCAVVQHAFREERPVAFAAAGLPAAVQDLLSEDVSTFLRRARRYVLEPLTPVAAEEALRVPVVDNGRRIGSAALTRAAAATYGYPFLVQLVGDQAWRQDASSEEITEDHVAVAVEASLREVGALVHEPALNDLSETDRAFVKVMVEDEGESAIADVERRLGRDHGYVSRYRSRLIVAGIIEPTRRGYVDFTIPYMREFVRANRDRL
- a CDS encoding sigma-70 family RNA polymerase sigma factor, encoding MDATARFEAERSRLLGLATQVLGDRGEAEDVVQQAWLRMHRAEGTDAAGDAIENLPGWLTTVTTRLCLDRLRARTPVPSADLDESEPLGTAPDPADAVALADSVGVALQVVLDRLPPRERVAFVLHDSFGFEFATIAEVLDTTPTAARKLASRARARIGQPQPEDRLARWEVVDAFMAAAREGDFERLLALLASDAAVSADEAARLLGTPERIQGAHDTASFFNGSAQAALPVFVGDRPGAAWFQRGRAQVVFDFEVVDGRVHAITFRADPDVLATVARRAGAERRT
- a CDS encoding SGNH/GDSL hydrolase family protein, with the translated sequence MTDRQTGQDDAAFSYDNRTGRGPGRVVRTLGLVMPGVRHVQRQVEPYADAWRARNRESLAAPGPRWFVLGDSMSQAVGASRFDAGWVDQLARRLSPALDVPPVVNLSATGARTPDLIEQQLPALRALRPGPDDLVTVLIGSNDLFAGRVFRDGLPDAFAELVRLLPRGSVVATLPQPRAAATAANRHLEVAAATGDLRLVDMRASGPTSWRGRVAEDRFHPNDAGYAAIADAFEPVVRAAVADPHVDR